The genomic interval TGTCCAGGATTATGCTGCAAGGTATATTAATTATCAGATTAAACTTGGCTAATTAAGCGCCTAAAATACTTGCTCCTTGAGCAGATATTCCACTGTTTTGGTCAATGCCGCTTCTGTGCGCATTTCCTTGGGCAGGGGCATCTTGACATCGGCTGCGGACCGTGTAAACTCCTTGACCAGGACTCCTGGCTTGTTCTTCTGACCATTATTTAGCTCGAAGTAGTGCAAAAGTTTCTCGCGAATACGCCTGGATGTATTAAACGGtgttattatattaaattcgggTTTAAATTTCGATTACCTACATTTTCGCCTCCCCATCGGGACAGAAACTTTCGCAAGATCCTCGAACTTGGGCCATTTGTTGATGAATGCAGCCAATTTCAGCAGCACAAACAAACCAGGGATGAAGTCTTTTTGGATCAAAGGCGTAGCGCAAACTTTTTAATGGGTTTCAGGAAATAAAAGATGCTTTTTAAAACTCGAACGTCAGCTtctaattaataaaattgcaattgggacttcattaaaatccatatttataaaaacaaacgCTGACTTGTTTTTGCAAACCCTCTTGCCACGCCGCTGAAGTCAGCAATCAGCTGTGTCTGGGCGGTCTGGGTTGTCAGGTTGTCTGGGCCTTAAAAATTGTACTAAATTTTCAGTTTGTTTTTCCCCGCCCAGCTCAAAACGAAATGTTCTCGCGGCGTTTCGCAGCCTTCTTTCGATTCAACCGACATGTGGCCCAAAAATACGGCAGTTTCATAGCTGCCGGCTTTAGCAACAGGTTTTCGATGAAGGTTGTAACTCTGCTGCCGCTGGTAGTCCTCCGATCCGCGGATTGCAGGCAAAAAGAGGACCAGGAGGTGAAGCGACCGGTCCGGAGGCGCACCATGAGCAAGGTTAAGTACGAGACGAGTCTGGAGGGGAAGGCACAGTTCTATCTCAACGCCATGAAGGTGAGGTGGGACCAGCTGCACAAGGTGCCCGGGCTGTTTTCGTATCAATTAGAGAAATCCCCTCAGAGCCGGAAAATACCAGGATACTGGGGCTTCTATGCGGAGGTGAGTGGCATATTCTTATTCTCTAGAAATATTTATCGACTCTTGTCCTCCAGCTTAATTCAGATCGAAACCTTAAGCGCAGACGTCCCCAGACCATTGAGAGCCTCAATCCCACCTTTAAGCACATGATGTTCAACTTCAATAAAGTCGATGCCCAGGAGGTGATCTTGACCATTGATGATGCACACGGCAGCCCCGAAGTTCAGATGATCATAAACAAGAGCCCAATCACCAAATATCATACTTTGATCTGCCCGGAAGTAGGAAAAAACCATACCCAACGGATTACCCGTGACGCTCTTCAGTTCTGCATCACCTTTATGCGAAATATCGATGACAAGGATATGCGCATGGGTTATAATAGCCCTGGAGCACTGGCCTCTGTAAATCACCTTCATTTTCATCTTCTCCACATGCCCCAGGATTTATATATAGACCAAGTTCCCTTGGATGAGCTGGCCGGGGGTTATGTTTATCGTTTGAGCCGTAGGGCGCCCACGGAAGGAATATGTATAGTATTTAACGAAAATGATAGTGATGAACAGGTGGCGGAGAAAGTGGATCAGCTCTACATGCTCGCCATGTGGATGTGCAAGAACAATATGCCACACAATCTGTTCCTTACTCAGGATCGGAGACCCGGAAAAAGCGGTAATGTTAAGGTATTCGTATTTGCCCGCTCCGAGTACTGTGTAAACAAGGATTTGGCCGAGTTTAATGTCGGTTTCTGTGAGTTGGCTGGTTACATTCCCTTGCCAGGTGATATAGTCGCACTACAAAATGTTGTTTCTAAGCTAAAGTTTTTTTTCCTTCGTTAACAGATGCTGAAAAAATGGAGAACCTTACAGAGCTTCAGGTGCTCTTTAGGATTCGAACAATAACTGGCAATGCTCCAAAGGCTGTGTACGAGCAAATTACGGGTATGGTCGAAGGACAAGAACACTATCTTTGGGACCAACCATTGACGATATGAAACACAGAGAATAAATAATCAGAGGCTTCTAACTAGACTTAGTTTAGCGTTTAATTGGTTGCTCATGTCatactgctgccgctgcgaATCCTTTCTCCATAGTGGCCTTGCTAATTACTTTGGTGTTGGCAGCAATGGAATAATCCACCTGTGTTTTCCCATTCTGATTTCTTACGAGCTCCGTCAGCTGTGGAAGCGTATCTTTAGCCACACTCTCACGAATTTTTTCAAAGAAAGCCATGTAGTGATAAAGGTTGTGTCTGAAAGAATGGGaaaatttataaatgaaaGAATAATTTAATTGACAGAGATCACTTACACCATCAGTAAGATGGGACCTAATAGTTCGTTGGTTTTGTACAGGTGGTGAAGGTAGGCACGTGTGTGTTTCTGGCAAGTCAAGCAATTGCAGTTGCTCAGCGGCGGAGTAAAATCCTCCTTGATAGCTTTGTCGGTTATGTCTAACAAAGGCACATGCTCCACTGCATCCTGCACAAAACTAAATGTCAAAGCCTTGAAGTTCAGAGAAGCACAATATGCGTAGGAAGTGTCAAACACATCGATTCCCTGTTGGATAAGTTCCAGAATGGTTAGGGGCGTGTATGCACCCGGCAATATCCTAGGCTTgtcctcctccagctgcttgACGCAGTGCTCTACTATTGGCAGTAGTTCGGAAGTATCTAAAGTGGTCGCTGATAGACCATTCGTGTGGAAACCCTCGAAGATGTAACCTCCATAGCTGCCCGCTGGCTGTTCCCGGGCATGTTTAATGGACTGCGTCCGCGCAAAGGTGTTGTATCCGCCCACAATGGGAGCTAGCAGAGTGGAATTTACCTTGCCCCGGTGCTCGTATATGTAGTGCATAAACTTCTCTGTCCTGTCAACCGATTTCTGAACCCGCTTCTTGGCACTTTCCAAGTTGGTGTCTGCATCGCAGAGTCCCTCATACATGTCCGGCTTGAAACTTGCTACTATTTCCATGTAGCGCTCCGAAGAGAGCGATTCCTTGCCCCTTCTCGTAAACAACGGCAGTATATCCCGGTCGTTACCTCCGGAAGGCGTTGTTTCACAGGGATCTCGTAACAGGAGAATATTTAGATGTCCTGGTAGTCCCACGTAGTCGCTTAGTCCGCGACCCCCACCACTGTGCCAATGCGTAAGTGCCTCGGTCATCTGTTCCATTGTGGACAGTGTGAATTGGAGCACCTGTGGCTTCCGGCTGACATGAGTCTCGAAAACATCCGCACTCAGCCACGGAATGCTTCCGCTCTTAGTCGTCTGCAAAAGAAGGGGAGTCTTGAACTCGGGTCCTCCATCCTTGATTCGCAGTTGACCTAGTCGACCGGAATTCTTGCTAATACTCTCGATCGCAAATTTCATTCCGGCTCGAATGAGTATTTATTATTGGAATGTATAATAACCAACCGCACGTTTCAAGCGGTTCCCGATAACGATAACAATTAGTGATGACGATTCAgctgcatttatttatttattgttaagtGTGCTGCCGCGTTGATTAAGCTTAAAATATATGTCTATTTGTCTATAAGCCAATcatctatttttaaaatttttgtaaaattgcTTTGCTTAAGTTTTCGACATGTTCATGTACAGttcaattaatttcaaaataaagtTAATTATACAATTTCATAGACCACCATTTTAGATCCTCGCTGATTGTGTTATATAAATCTAAAAAAATTTCAGCTAAaatatgaattaaaaatacgAAAAAGTGCGTAGGAGGCAACTAACCACTAAAAAGGAAGAGCAAAGTTTTCGGTGTCCACGATCTGGCAGCCCTTTCAGGTTGGCGCCCCTATTTTCCTTGCTTGCGTTGTATTTCCCCAACTGCTGCTCAGTTGATTTCGACTTTTCGGCTTGTTCGCTTTTCAACGAGCGCTTCAGTTCGCTTTTGGGGGCTTGTTCGCTTTTTGGAGCGCTGAGTGAATGGTTTTATGTTGTATGCGCAGCGCACTTGATGGAAATTGTTGTCATTGTTTTAGTTGTGTGTGCAATCGGATGTTCGCTGTCTCCGTCGCACGGCGGtaaagtgtgtgcgtgtgtgttccGTTCGCGTCGTTCATTGATTTCCTAATTaagtttataattaaaattaattgaaaaattacTCGCATACGTACATGTGTATGCCCGCACATATGTGCGCTGGCATGTACAGACATGTAAATTGGCTAACCGCGTGTGAAAGTCCATTAAATTAGTTCTGTTCTTTATAAGCTCCCCTCGAAGAAACACTTTTATAATAAATGTGtttgaatttaaaaacgaAATTGTGCCAAAAGCATCAACAGCAAAAGAGGTAATTAGAATAACAATAATGCAGAGACAGCTTTTTAAATTGATGACTTCCTTGCCGCCGCCgttgtatttataattaacAGTGTCTGCCGCTGACATTATGTACATTGTACATTTATTCAAACAAATAAGCTATAAAAATTCCTTGAGTTAGAACATATCCACTGGAAGTTTTGAAATCTCCTGCCCGCCAGAGTTGCCAACCTCCTGCACAGCTGTGACCTTGAACAGATCGCTACCTGTTCACGTGTTTTACGACTTAAAGA from Drosophila mauritiana strain mau12 chromosome 3L, ASM438214v1, whole genome shotgun sequence carries:
- the LOC117141573 gene encoding GDP-D-glucose phosphorylase 1 — its product is MFSRRFAAFFRFNRHVAQKYGSFIAAGFSNRFSMKVVTLLPLVVLRSADCRQKEDQEVKRPVRRRTMSKVKYETSLEGKAQFYLNAMKVRWDQLHKVPGLFSYQLEKSPQSRKIPGYWGFYAELNSDRNLKRRRPQTIESLNPTFKHMMFNFNKVDAQEVILTIDDAHGSPEVQMIINKSPITKYHTLICPEVGKNHTQRITRDALQFCITFMRNIDDKDMRMGYNSPGALASVNHLHFHLLHMPQDLYIDQVPLDELAGGYVYRLSRRAPTEGICIVFNENDSDEQVAEKVDQLYMLAMWMCKNNMPHNLFLTQDRRPGKSGNVKVFVFARSEYCVNKDLAEFNVGFCELAGYIPLPDAEKMENLTELQVLFRIRTITGNAPKAVYEQITGMVEGQEHYLWDQPLTI
- the LOC117141572 gene encoding queuine tRNA-ribosyltransferase accessory subunit 2, yielding MKFAIESISKNSGRLGQLRIKDGGPEFKTPLLLQTTKSGSIPWLSADVFETHVSRKPQVLQFTLSTMEQMTEALTHWHSGGGRGLSDYVGLPGHLNILLLRDPCETTPSGGNDRDILPLFTRRGKESLSSERYMEIVASFKPDMYEGLCDADTNLESAKKRVQKSVDRTEKFMHYIYEHRGKVNSTLLAPIVGGYNTFARTQSIKHAREQPAGSYGGYIFEGFHTNGLSATTLDTSELLPIVEHCVKQLEEDKPRILPGAYTPLTILELIQQGIDVFDTSYAYCASLNFKALTFSFVQDAVEHVPLLDITDKAIKEDFTPPLSNCNCLTCQKHTRAYLHHLYKTNELLGPILLMVHNLYHYMAFFEKIRESVAKDTLPQLTELVRNQNGKTQVDYSIAANTKVISKATMEKGFAAAAV